Proteins from a single region of Phaseolus vulgaris cultivar G19833 unplaced genomic scaffold, P. vulgaris v2.0 scaffold_22, whole genome shotgun sequence:
- the LOC137817231 gene encoding uncharacterized protein, with protein MVHWAVELSEFDIQYEPRGSIKGQVYADFVAELSPGGEQEVEAGSQWLLSVDGSSNQQGSGAGIVLEGPNGVLIEQALRFAFKASNNQAEYEALIAGMLLAKEMGVHNLLVKSDSQLITGQVSGDFQAKDPQMAAYLRYVQLLKGAFRALELIHVPRE; from the coding sequence ATGGTGCactgggcggtagagttgtcagagtttgacatccagtatgagcccagaggatccatcaaaggacaggtatatgcagattttgtggcagaGCTCTCGCCCGGGGgcgaacaagaggtggaggcgggttcgcagtggttgctctcggtcgaCGGTTCTTCCAATCAGCAAGGAAGTGGTGCagggatagtcttggagggacccaatggtgtgctgattgagcaagctctgcgtttcgcctttaaagcaagtaacaatcaggccgAGTACGAAGCACTGATTGCCGGGATGctcctggctaaggagatgggcgtacataacctcttggtgaaaagtGATTCACAGCTGATCACGGGACAAGTATCGGGTGACTTCCAAGCAAAAGACCCACAAATGGCGGCGTATTTAAGGTACGTCCAactgttgaagggagcatttagaGCTCTTGAGCTAATACATGTCCCACGAGAatag